The following proteins come from a genomic window of Canis aureus isolate CA01 chromosome 3, VMU_Caureus_v.1.0, whole genome shotgun sequence:
- the VSIG10L2 gene encoding LOW QUALITY PROTEIN: V-set and immunoglobulin domain-containing protein 10-like 2 (The sequence of the model RefSeq protein was modified relative to this genomic sequence to represent the inferred CDS: inserted 6 bases in 6 codons; deleted 2 bases in 1 codon; substituted 4 bases at 4 genomic stop codons): MGSHPGRRGHGGSEGSAQTARRPVLTPLCLLHGGAAAPCLGPLLSLEKLAAAGRVCYWERGPPSSTIYPVVLEGVTSRSVSGGRYYCQGAGGPVPHGQGLAQRKNSCQTPGETERPLRAGMGLLPCHRHPVPGTQQAAPNDRPTTEGWMGGWQAAVTVPSGSGSGIPWKPQTPAEPELPVAVWMSQSRADQQIGLRMPVDSTDARANALGTPTPVWDEAQGCIFVSSLQGGLMAQGVETSAPGGSQIAVKDPPGLSAARAQPDRKPQSSLRNWPAGAPGGPSASPPGLTEAWPVAITHGAESTVEAGAWALGAVSLRNSSLVLRRLRRLREGGSFSWPVPVSKPQVRLSDPSPVEGTSVAATCAVREGTEPMTFAWXHRVPRVDVSDQWLQLDPVNRTHLGWYVCSVHNTVNRPSSDGTFLDVICESDWGGWHLPTHLYVASWGRGEVTLSCRAASSPPSHXVXARDHSPVHSGPXVIACASRVHAGLYTCXPRSSRLDTRAQTATRLSVRREYPPESQPSXTVPPTLEAVILVCTWPRGLPTAQLPGGGPQGTGPTALSNVTWSHXAARLPSGCVFACTGQHLALALPTLCRITLWDPHPWSPTCWTTATVGDQFIMLSCEWPGGEPPAMPSWRDGQQQPLAGXSVHLLQAQEDLAGXEFTCRGTRPLRVPDPHCQLQLEAPQLAVAQPGXPVPGGGEARLGCALLGDTPPAPLLWRGPRRRLHLAEPPFSAYPAVLGAAGTGVVVATVASLLVFQPAAWHPETLPCLGQLLVPMRQSHQYRDSREGLEAPADLEPPPTTPGSDPAQEPTDALVNVTITVTTTSRGPNRNVQACIEGTGGRWKDPSVTLGLKTKMAKTPALPPHPLTPSLPHEDKVNGLDTGEVLAQLGEERGGRMRKTHNWSKD, from the exons ATGGGCAGCCACCCGGGGAGACGAGGCCATGGTGGGTCAGAGGGCTCCGCGCAGACGGCTCGGCGTCCTGTGCTGACGCCCCTCTGCCTTCTGCACGGAGGGGCCGCAG ctccaTGCCTGGGTCCCCTTCTGTCCCTGGAGAAGCTGGCAGCAGCGGGAAGAGTCTGCTATTGGGAAAGAGGCCCCCCCAGCTCCACCATCTACCCTGTGGTTCTAGAAGGAGTGACTTCCCGCTCAGTCTCAGGGGGGCGCTATTACTGTCAGGGTGCGGGTGGACCCGTACCCCACGGGCAGGGCCTCGCACAGAGGAAGAACTCATGTCAGACCCCCGGGGAGACCGAGCGCCCCCTGAGAGCAGGGATGGGCCTCCTCCCGTGTCATCGCCACCCTGTGCCCGGGACGCAGCAGGCAGCGCCTAATGACCGGCCGACGACTGAAGGCTGGATGGGCGGGTGGCAGGCCGCGGTCACCGTCCCTTCGGGCAGTGGGTCTGGAATCCCCTGGAAGCCTCAGACACCCGCAGAGCCGGAGCTGCCGGTGGCCGTGTGGATGTCCCAGTCTCGGGCTGATCAGCAGATTGGCCTCCGGATGCCCGTTGACAGCACAGATGCCCGGGCCAACGCCCTGGGGACTCCGACTCCGGTCTGGGATGAGGCCCAGGGATGCATATTTGTATCGAGCCTCCAGGGCGGTCTGATGGCTCAGGGGGTGGAAACCTCAGCTCCGGGCGGTTCCCAGATCGCAGTCAAGGATCCCCCTGGGCTGTCTGCTGCGAGGGCACAGCCAGACAGGAAACCCCAAAGCTCGCTCAGAAACTGGCCTGCCGGGGCCCCTGGGGgacccagcg CTTCACCCCCTGGGCTCACTGAGGCCTGGCCTGTGGCCATCACCCATGGAGCAGAGTCCACGGTGGAGGCcggggcctgggctctgggggcCGTGAGTCTGCGGAACAGCAGCCTGGTGCTGCGGAGGCTGCGGAGGCTGCGGGAG GGCGGCTCCTTCTCCTGGCCAGTGCCCGTATCGAAGCCCCAGGTGAGGCTGAGTGACCCATCCCCAGTGGAGGGGACCTCCGTGGCTGCCACATGTGCAGTACGGGAGGGCACAGAGCCCATGACGTTCGCCTGGTGACATCGGGTACCTCGGGTGGATGTGTCAGACCAATGGCTTCAGCTGGACCCAGTCAACAGGACGCACCTGGGCTGGTACGTATGCAGTGTCCACAACACGGTCAACCGGCCGAGCAGTGATGGGACCTTCCTTGATGTCATCTGTGAGTCAGATTGGGGGGGCTGGCACCTCCCTACCCATCTGTACGTGGCCTCCTG ggggaggggagaggtgacCCTGAGCTGCCGGGCCGCATCCAGCCCCCCGAGTCACTAGG CGGCTCGTGACCACAGTCCGGTCCACAGCGGGC CCGTCATCGCCTGCGCCAGCCGCGTCCACGCGGGCCTGTACACCT CGCCCCGCAGCAGCCGCCTGGACACCCGCGCCCAGACCGCCACCAGGCTCAGCGTCCGCCGGGAGT ATCCCCCTGAGAGCCAGCCCTCTTGAACTGTGCCCCCCACCCTCGAGGCTGTGATTTTGGTCTGCACCTGGCCCAGGGGGCTTCCAACTGCCCAGCTGCCGGGGGGAGGGCCCCAGGGAACTGGCCCTACTGCTCTCAGCAACGTCACCTGGAGTC CAGCCGCCCGGCTCCCCAGCGGCTGTGTGTTT GCCTGCACCGGCCAGCACCTGGCCCTGGCGCTGCCCACCCTCTGCAGGATCACGCTGT GGGACCCCCACCCCTGGAGCCCTACCTGCTGGACCACAGCCACCGTGGGAGACCAGTTCATCATGCTGAGCTGTGAGTGGCCTGGAGGCGAGCCCCCTGCCATGCCGAGCTGGCGGGATGGACAGCAGCAGCCCCTCGCTG CGTCTGTCCATCTGCTGCAGGCCCAGGAAGACCTGGCTGGCTGAGAGTTCACCTGCCGGGGTACTCGCCCCCTCAGGGTCCCTGACCCCCACTGCCAGCTCCAGCTGG AAGCTCCGCAGCTGGCGGTGGCCCAGCCCG GGCCGGTGCCGGGAGGCGGAGAGGCCAGGCTGGGGTGCGCCCTCCTGGGGGACACGCCGCCCGCCCCGCTCCTCTGGCGGGGACCCCGGCGGCGGCTCCACCTCG CGGAGCCCCCCTTCAGCGCCTATCCGGCAGTGCTGGGTGCAGCAGGCACAGGAGTGGTGGTGGCAACGGTGGCCTCCCTCCTGGTGTTCCAGCCTGCTGCCTGGCACCCCGAGACTTTGCCCT gCCTTGGTCAGTTGCTTGTTCCCATGAGA CAAAGTCACCAATACAGGGATTCAAGGGAAGGCCTGGAGGCACCAGCAG accttgaaccaccacccaccaccccaggCTCAGATCCTGCACAAGAACCCACAGATGCCCTAGTTAACGTCACCATCACTGTGACCACGACCTCACGAGGCCCCAACAGGAATGTGCAAGCATGCATAGAGGGGACAGGCGGGAGATGGAAAGATCCTTCTGTCACACTTGGCCTTAAGACCAAGATGGCCAAGACAccggccctccctccccaccccttaaCACCCAGCCTTCCCCACGAGGACAAAGTAAATGGCCTGGATACAGGAGAAGTCCTGGCCCAGCTTGGGGAAGAGAGAGGTGGAAGGATGAGGAAGACACACAACTGGAGTAAAGACTAG